From Rutidosis leptorrhynchoides isolate AG116_Rl617_1_P2 chromosome 3, CSIRO_AGI_Rlap_v1, whole genome shotgun sequence, a single genomic window includes:
- the LOC139899919 gene encoding uncharacterized protein has product MLSKSVEAEIITGTRVGEKVFFPRMSLIHKEPTLPFILKRQQFPLKISFAMTINKSQGQSFNQIGVYLPKPFFGHGQLYVALSRATSPDGLKLLIKKQEDHGPNVTKNIVYTDFLFAITDFEAAPPARSNC; this is encoded by the coding sequence ATGTTATCCAAGTCAGTGGAAGCTGAAATTATTACGGGTACCCGCGTCGGTGAGAAGGTCTTTTTCCCAAGAATGAGCCTTATCCACAAGGAACCAACATTGCCGTTCATTCTGAAGAGACAACAATTCCCGTTAAAAATCTCATTTGCGATGACTATAAACAAAAGCCAGGGTCAATCGTTCAACCAAATTGGAGTTTATCTACCGAAACCTTTTTTCGGCCACGGACAGCTGTATGTTGCGCTGTCGAGAGCTACATCACCAGACGGTTTGAAACTGCTAATTAAAAAACAAGAAGACCATGGGCCTAACGTAACCAAAAATATTGTCTACACAGATTTTTTGTTCGCAATTACCGACTTCGAGGCAGCACCACCTGCCCGTTCCAACTGCTAA
- the LOC139899920 gene encoding uncharacterized protein: MTILPASFTGGPRYMYSHYLDALAISRVLGNPAFFVTFTCNAKWHEIARYLKPFPHLSPSDRADIVARVFYMKVNEFINFLKDELPLGHVRGAIRDNLDDYISAELPDPRIDFPSYAVISATMMHGPCGLANKRASCNQNFSCSKKFPKKYIDKTYFDDNGRAHYRRRNTGIYTTRAGVHLDNSYVVPYNRLLCMTFQAHINVECSGTTSLIKYLFKYISKGTDHVAVRIAKPIGSDSRQSQQQTQPVDEIKNSIDARFICPHEACWRIFNFPIHHREPAVQILAVHLENMQLVKFPGKQPLRAIVENAEAKKTTLTEWLNYNASSANGSHLTYLDFPTEFVWYESKKGWQRRANLKKPSIGRISYIHPAYGEAFFLRMLLCHRKGCKSFADIRTVNQIIHDTYRSACEADGLLGDDREWSAVLEETSVSATSSQLRCLFAHILSYCTVTNPLALWENHWKLMGDDIPLRAATNLNMSHLHINADDLHNFVLYEVEILLNQCSKSISDFSLPSLPADLLADLANRLIMEEINYDCTVLNTERLELKRQMNSKQKQIYDLITSASLNKQTEHVFVYGHGGTGKTFLWKAIITALRSRGKIVLAIASSGISSLLLPSGRTNTDLIVWDEVPMNDKRCFEALDRSLRDILGNTEEFFEGKYVILGGDFKQTLPIQTKGGKLAILGACITTSHLWQRFKVFILAENMRLFRPGLTPSMMVKNADFSKWLLRVGNGEIAMPDTEYPLNSRWVQIPDQFCIPDDENGLVNLISFIYPRESLQNPSAVDLQQKAIVCPKNDAADTINSLIVDMVDGPVTTYCSYDTATPHGNDGGEAELLYPGLPPHELYLKKGVPAILLRNINIVGGLCNV; encoded by the exons ATGACGATTCTTCCCGCTTCGTTCACTGGTGGACCACGTTATATGTACAGTCATTATCTCGATGCTCTGGCAATTTCACGCGTTTTAGGAAACCCGGCATTCTTTGTAACTTTCACGTGTAATGCAAAGTGGCATGAAATTGCTCGGTACCTGAAGCCTTTTCCTCACCTATCGCCTTCGGACCGAGCTGATATAGTCGCTCGTGTGTTCTACATGAAAGTCAATGAGTTTATAAACTTTTTAAAGGACGAACTGCCTCTTGGACATGTTCGCGGAG CTATCAGGGACAATTTAGACGACTACATAAGTGCAGAACTGCCAGACCCCAGAATTGATTTTCCCAGTTACGCAGTCATATCTGCAACTATGATGCATGGCCCATGTGGCCTTGCCAATAAACGGGCATCGTGCAATCAAAATTTTTCGTGTTCAAAAAAGTTCCCAAAGAAATATATTGACAAGACGTACTTTGATGACAACGGTCGTGCTCACTACCGTAGGCGTAATACCGGTATATATACAACGCGAGCCGGTGTCCACCTCGATAACAGCTACGTTGTTCCTTACAATAGGCTACTATGTATGACTTTTCAGGCTCACATAAACGTTGAATGCAGTGGTACGACGAGTCTCATTAAATACCTGTTCAAGTATATTTCGAAAGGTACTGACCATGTGGCTGTTCGTATAGCAAAACCCATAGGCAGTGACAGTCGCCAATCACAGCAGCAGACGCAACCAGTTGATGAAATTAAAAACTCTATAGATGCTCGGTTCATTTGTCCTCACGAAGCCTGTTGGCGGATTTTTAACTTCCCGATTCATCATCGGGAACCTGCTGTCCAGATTCTGGCTGTTCATCTTGAAAATATGCAGTTGGTAAAGTTTCCGGGCAAGCAACCCCTGCGTGCTATTGTTGAAAATGCCGAAGCCAAAAAAACTACTCTCACTGAGTGGCTTAATTATAATGCATCTTCAGCTAACGGTAGCCACCTTACATATTTGGATTTCCCAACCGAATTTGTTTGGTACGAGTCAAAAAAAGGTTGGCAACGCAGGGCAAACCTAAAGAAACCATCAATTGGAAGGATATCGTATATACATCCCGCCTATGGAGAAGCATTTTTCCTAAGGATGCTTTTGTGCCATCGAAAGGGGTGCAAGAGCTTTGCAGATATTAGAACAGTCAACCAGATCATTCATGATACATACCGGTCTGCGTGTGAAGCAGATGGGTTACTCGGTGATGATAGAGAGTGGTCAGCGGTATTAGAAGAAACATCCGTGTCTGCCACGTCGTCTCAGCTACGCTGTCTTTTTGCGCACATTTTGTCTTATTGCACTGTTACGAACCCACTTGCTCTTTGGGAAAATCACTGGAAACTAATGGGCGATGATATACCACTTCGTGCAGCTACCAATTTAAATATGTCCCACTTGCATATAAACGCTGATGACCTACATAACTTTGTCCTGTATGAAGTAGAGATCCTTTTGAACCAGTGCTCGAAATCGATTTCTGATTTCTCATTACCGTCGCTGCCAGCTGATCTGCTCGCAGATTTGGCCAACCGTCTTATCATGGAGGAGATAAACTATGATTGTACAGTTTTAAACACCGAACGGCTAGAACTCAAACGTCAAATGAATTCGAAGCAAAAGCAAATTTACGATCTTATAACAAGCGCTTCGTTGAATAAACAGACTGAGCATGTATTTGTATACGGCCACGGTGGCACCGGGAAGACATTCTTATGGAAAGCCATAATCACAGCACTGAGATCTAGAGGTAAGATAGTTCTTGCTATTGCATCGTCTGGCATTTCATCTCTACTTCTACCTTCGGGAAGAACC AACACAGACCTTATTGTTTGGGATGAGGTGCCAATGAATGATAAGCGCTGTTTCGAAGCTCTTGATAGGAGTCTTCGAGATATTTTAGGAAACACTGAAGAGTTTTTTGAGGGTAAGTATGTGATACTTGGTGGTGACTTTAAACAAACGTTACCTATTCAGACAAAAGGAGGGAAATTAGCTATCCTTGGTGCTTGTATTACGACTTCACATCTGTGGCAGCGATTCAAGGTTTTCATACTTGCAGAAAACATGCGACTGTTTAGGCCAGGGCTCACACCATCAATGATGGTGAAGAACGCAGACTTTTCGAAGTGGTTGTTGAGGGTAGGAAATGGTGAAATTGCTATGCCTGACACAGAATACCCGTTAAATAGTCGTTGGGTACAAATCCCTGATCAGTTCTGTATTCCTGATGATGAAAATGGGTTGGTAAACCTGATTTCTTTTATATACCCTCGTGAATCGCTGCAAAATCCATCCGCAGTCGACCTGCAGCAAAAAGCAATTGTCTGTCCCAAAAACGACGCTGCCGATACGATAAACAGCTTAATCGTCGATATGGTTGATGGTCCAGTTACAACTTATTGCAGCTACGACACTGCAACTCCACATGGAAATGACGGTGGTGAGGCGGAGTTGCTCTACCCTGGGTTGCCACCGCATGAACTGTATTTAAAAAAGGGTGTACCAGCCATTCTGCTTCGCAACATTAACATAGTAGGTGGGCTTTGtaatgtgtga